Proteins from one Impatiens glandulifera chromosome 2, dImpGla2.1, whole genome shotgun sequence genomic window:
- the LOC124927039 gene encoding probable indole-3-pyruvate monooxygenase YUCCA4, with translation MGSLKEEENQTNIQWVKGPIIIGAGPSGLAVSACLKNIGIPTLILERDDCIASLWKKKTYDRLKLHLPKKFCQLPFLNFPKTFPKYPTKKQFISYLESYATHFSISPKFNQEVQNAEFDSKFGVWRVKTQDSEYVSRWLIVAAGENAEPAVPDIQGIENFEGNVIHTSGYSSGLDFKGKRILVVGCGNSGMEVSLDLCRFNAIPHMVVRNTVHVLPREMFGFSTFGIAMTILKWLPIRIVDKFLLLMSNVILGNTERLGLKRPKTGPLELKNATGKTPVLDVGALSHIKSGKIKVMEGVREITRNGAKFVDGQEREFDSIIFATGYKSNVLCWLKGSDLFTNEGRPMMPFADCWKGEKRLYCVGFNGKGLLGSVSNSINIANDIADQWRMSKDCMEKFTC, from the exons ATGGGTTCtctcaaagaagaagaaaatcaaacaaacattcAATGGGTTAAAGGACCCATCATCATCGGCGCCGGACCTTCTGGTTTAGCCGTTTCTGCTTGTCTGAAAAACATCGGAATCCCCACTCTAATCCTCGAAAGAGACGATTGTATTGCCTCCCTATGGAAGAAAAAAACATACGATCGTCTCAAACTTCATCTCCCCAAGAAATTCTGTCAACTACCCTTCCTTAATTTCCCCAAAACCTTTCCAAAATACCCAACAAAGAAACAGTTCATCTCCTACTTAGAATCCTACGCAACCCATTTCTCCATTTCTCCTAAATTCAATCAGGAAGTTCAGAATGCTGAATTCGATTCCAAGTTTGGGGTTTGGAGGGTGAAAACCCAGGATTCAGAATACGTTTCCAGGTGGTTGATTGTCGCCGCCGGCGAGAATGCTGAGCCGGCGGTGCCGGATATTCAAGggattgagaattttgaagggAATGTTATTCATACAAGTGGGTATAGTTCTGGTTTGGATTTCAAAGGGAAAAGGATTTTGGTTGTTGGTTGTGGAAATTCTGGAATGGAAGTTAGCTTGGATCTTTGTAGATTTAATGCAATTCCTCATATGGTTGTTAGAAATACT GTGCACGTATTACCTAGGGAGATGTTTGGTTTCTCGACATTCGGAATAGCTATGACAATCCTTAAATGGCTACCCATTAGAATAGTAGACAAGTTTCTTCTTCTAATGTCAAACGTTATTTTAGGAAACACAGAAAGATTAGGTCTAAAACGACCTAAAACTGGTCCTCTTGAGCTCAAGAATGCCACAGGAAAGACACCGGTTCTTGATGTTGGAGCTCTCTCTCATATTAAAAGTGGCAAAATCAAG gtgATGGAAGGAGTGAGAGAAATAACAAGAAATGGAGCAAAATTTGTAGATGGtcaagagagagaatttgaTTCAATCATCTTTGCAACTGGCTACAAAAGCAATGTCCTTTGTTGGCTCAAG GGGAGTGATTTATTCACGAATGAAGGACGACCCATGATGCCATTTGCGGATTGTTGGAAAGGGGAAAAGAGATTGTATTGTGTCGGATTCAATGGGAAAGGTCTTTTGGGATCTGTATCGAATTCGATTAATATTGCGAATGATATTGCTGATCAATGGAGAATGTCGAAAGATTGTATGGAGAAATTCACATGTTGA